acagctttagttactttacaaatCAAGATTTTAACGCACAGAACGTGTGAAGAGTTTATGATTCTTGATGTTTCCTTATAAATTAAACGACATAACAGTTTATACAAGTAGAGCTGATATAACaagttgatttattattttagtcacttgacagaaaatgaactatttacattttcatttttctttgtgtgtgtgtgtgtgtgtgtgtgtgtgtgtcaggacgGGCAGTGCCATGGAGCGGCGGGCCATCACTCCTCCTGTCGGTTCTCCGGTCGGTCGGCCTCTTTATTTGCCGCCGCAGGACAAAACTCTGCTGTCGCTGGACAAGATCGCCAAGAGGGAGTGTAAAGTCCTGGTGGTGGACTCCGCCAGCTAGGGAGCAAGAAGGGAGGGACGGAAGAGATGAAAGGACAGGGACACAGTGAGGAGAGAGCTCGAAAGAAGAAAAtagattcttttattttatcaggAAGATCGGAGGACTTGAAACTTCGGCTTCCTCAGACGTCCTGAAGCGTCGGTGTTTCCTGCTGCTGGAGAGGCGAGAACACGAGGACGCTTCGAGCGAAACATGTAACGTGACGTACTGTCACAGTTCTGTGTTATTTAACTGGACGCTCGAGGTGAAAGGACaaacttttgttttaaatgctgaATTCAGATTTTCTTTCAGTGTTATCAGACTGTTCACAGTTACAGTCAACAGGTTCCAATATGTTTGATGTCAGAATGTCttgttttaaaggagcaatctGTAAAATATAcccagaattttagtttaaacatTCACCAGACTGTGACGTTGTGTCAGAGACGTCTGTGCTGTGTTCAGGAgatgtctgctgaagttagcatgctaaccagctagcctcggtCCAACCTGTCTCCTAATACCACTCTACCTTATTCTGAAAGCACCTTTAGATTGTAAACAtaagaaatgaacaaaataaactcacaaaatgtcaaaaacttttcctcactaaacagaaaaatacaactgcaCATCGTTACCATttaattctggccatatttgacaaattacacctttaatatGATCTGATGTGATCTgatgtttcagctctctgtttCACAGTCTGACCTGTTTACATTAAAGGagcgatatgtaagaatttcagctgaaaacctacagaatgtgaataaataacagtcttgatgtgtgtgtattgtgctgcagagatgtccactgaagttagcatgctaaccagctagcccgtCTCACATTTCAAAGCCCCTCATGCTAGCAGTGTGAACGCTCTCACTCTCTGGGCCAGCCTTAACCACTAGCTATGCGGCTAagtgagctaactagcaaagggcagctacagttagcagcagttagcagttttgaatatgaattcaacagttggctaattcttacatattgcacattatAGGTTTTTacttcagaaaaacaaaatatcatataaaaacagactgaaacatctcaacaacTACTGGACAGATTGTCGTGAATCATATTTATTAATAACAGCTACATCCTGTTGTTCTCCATCCCAAGCTACAGTTGTTAGCTGTTtgagctaatgctaatgttagcatcacAGACAATGAGTCTGGTTTTAAACACTTCAGTTCACCTGGGTCAGTTTTACTTTAGTTGAAGTACCGCTGCTGTATTATACTGATGGTCTGTGTTGGACAGTCGTGCCTTCAGGATGCAGAAACTCacgacagacacacacagagctgaagtCCTGTTTGTTCAGGCGGACCGCACCGGACCTTTAGTTCAGAATAAATATGTACAGCAGACAAAGGAGAGACAAATCATATTTGAATcacacacatgatgtttgtcagcTTGAGagatatttttttgtcttcattcaAGTAAAATACAACCCTCATCAACACGtcatcaacaccaacatggaagctggttctggttcagttctgtgagctgctgatttacaggagcagctctgcagtgtTTAAGTTAGGAGACGACGTCACTAACGACTGTCGGCTGTGacgtattttcacagtctgatgTTTAATTAGTCtgatgacaaactgacaaacatcgtgtgtgtgattgatgacacaattcaaacaggatcaataaatTATCCGTCTCCCTAACAAACATATTATTCTGACATATGGTCTGATGGTGACTTTGGCTCTCTGTACACTGCATGTAagaattaaatgtatttaaatcaatgataataataataaatgtaatgcagtttATAAAGATTTGAACTTGTTTCACAGCTGATCGCAGATAAATGTGACGACTTCAGCGCTCACACGgcgtgatgtgtgtgttttcttcttggccttttttcttctttttctataAAAAATGGATGTGTTAAAATGTCATCAGACACATCTATCAGTTTGTAAATCAGCCTTGAAAAGCTCTAAAGCTGCAGCCGCCTCGATTTCACAAGATCATCGTCCACATGGCGTCAGAACGAGTTGGGATCGAGTAGAACACAAATCTACCCATAATGCATTGTGCAGCAGTTCAGATTTGCAGTGTGTGAACTGGAACACAACCAGTTTTATGTTGGTGGGAAAGTGAAACgtgagagagaggaaatgaTCTCATAAAAAGcatctaaaaacacattttactacaaatggttttattttaatattgtttgtGAAAAAGGCTGCAGTGGTTcacaggtctgatggtgtttcGTTTCAAATAAAGAAGATGAAACAGAAATGAACAAAATCACTCACATGTGTTTGGTTTTATATCAGTGTTATCATCCTGTCAGCAAAGGAgtcaaataaaatcattattGAAGGTTTGATTATTAAAAACCGGCCTGAAGAAAAGCTTTGAACATcagaaatatgaatataatattcacacacagctgtgaacTCTCACTGTTGCCGTGATTTAAATGGCCACGCTGTTCTCGATGCAGTCAGGACTGAGGTACGGATACGGCAGCTCTAATTGGCTGTTGCgctctgtgatgtcatcagtaaTGGCCTTGAGTTCAGCCTGCACGGCCTCCACCAGCCTGCGGTGGGCGTCGTCTCTGAAAATGGCCTCTTTGTAGTGACACAGAGCAACCTGCAGGGGGAGACACGCAGAGAGCGAGTGGTTGTGAAGTAGTTTATTAAATGTACGTAGTTAATCACTTTCTTTACATCAGaacgaggtgtgtgtgtgtgtgtttgttttcatcttccTGCTGAGATGTGGGTGGGCGGAGACTCACAAAGTTGGTGGCGGGCTGCGACAGCAGAGCCAGCATCATCAGAACGCGACAGGTCGAGTTCACATCCGGCAGGAAGGACACGATGTCGTCCTCCGTCACCGCACCTTTaacctgaggaggaggacgcAACATGGAGGCCGGACAGTTCGGCATCCAGAGACTGAAGTCCAactggaggacagacagagagacagacagacagagagagagagagacagacagagagacagagagagacagagagagagagacagagagacagagagagagacagagagacagacagacagagagacagacagacagagagagagagacagacagacagagagacagagagagagacagacagagagagacagacagacagagagagagacagacagacagacagagagagagagacagagagagagagagagagagacagacagacagagagacagagagagagagagagagacagacagacagagagacagagagagagagagagacagacagacagagagagagagagagagacagagagagagacagagagagagagagagagacagacagacagagagacagagagagagagagagacagacagacagaagagagagagagacagagagagagacagctgatagagagagagaaccagacagacagagacagagagaaagagaagagaagagagagaagacagacaagtagacagagagagatagagagagacagacaaccAGGACAGaagagcgagagacagagagagaggagagagagagagagagacagacagacagagagacagagagagagagagacagacagagacagacagacagacagagagacagagagagagagagagagagagagagacagacagacagagagagagagacaatagTGTTTTAAAGAGGAGCTCAAGTGACCAATCACGATGGCGTCCTGCAGGTGACTCACCTGAGAGAAGTTGACCGCAGCGTGCAGAGCTGAACAGCAGAAGACGATCATGGTGACGAACTTTGACACTTCTGCTCTCGTCTGAAAGGACGACGGGAAACCTGAGGACAGACCGTCTCCATGACAACGTATAGGGACCAACTACATCCACTCAGGTACAACTCTGAGGTACCTGTACTTTACCTGGGTGTTTGTcatactttatacttccattccactacatttatttgatttaaagtattattttaacatgacatttttacttttactcatgtTCAAGTTTTGCatactgacaacacacacacacacacacacacacacacacacacacacacacacctgagtcgTGTGTGAATCCGTGTGTGTTGATGTCGGTGATCCAGTGTTGAAGCTCAGAGTCGAGCTGCACGTCATCGTCTCCTCTGTAATACAGATCCACCCAGCTGACCAcgaacctgacacacacacacacacacacacacacacagtttaataaTTAAGTAATTAGTTTATGCCTCCTAATCGTATCAATCAACAGTATCGTtagctgaatgctaacgttagctgttgtccAATGGATGCTAATCGGTTATCAAAcctgttgttttaccttgaaatacaCTCTGATGTCTATTAAagtgctgatcaatcaggaagcagcAAATGAAAACGATTCGTCAGATTCTCCACATGTATATGAATCTGAAATTTGTCCCTGAGAGTAACTTCAGTCAGGACACCATGACTGAGGCTGACCAACATGTCCTGGAGACCTGGATCAATCAATAACCTTTCCAAACCCTAACCTTAAACCAAGCTTCTAACAATCACGCCAAGCGGTCACTCGACTGTGGTTATCAGCTGAGCGCCATGTTTACCTGTGCAGAGAGTCCCAGAGTCTGCGAGCGTCCTGAGCGTAGAAGCTCTGAGGCAGGTCGTCCAGCCCTCGGTCCATCAGGTCGTCGGGGACACACAGAGATCGATAATTAATCCTCTCAGACGCCCGAGAGAGAAGAACAGGAAGCGCCGGCAGTCCACAACCACACGCCTGACGGGACGAGAGAACAGAAAACTGACCTGTTATCAATTTACACACGTTTAATACTTctgtcagtcagctgatcaCAAACCTTATCGAACACGCCGCCTGCAGCCAGCAGAGACGCTCGCGCCTTTAAGTTGATCTGGAGTGAAGTCCGGACGTGAGGCATCAGCAGCTgtgaacagaaacaaactgaacaCCGACTCTGTTTTCACTTCAGGTTCATGTTACATCTGATTTAATGAGCTCAACGTAAAGAGTCACATTAATGTAAAGTCAGTGTGATtgaacttaaagggatattccggtgtaagtttaatccatggtctaacacacactgaaactgtgttagactccctctccagagatcaagttagcagaccgctaatttacggagttttatcaacctcagaaacgaccgcacgacaacaatacactgcagtaaatggatccaaatataaactgccaccaaaaagccacaaataatgctcagaacagcaccaaacttcagcaacagtacaaatagggtctcagcacatagtccggggcatctaacctccgctagcttagctggatttctactgaaaagctgactaaatttaccactcttctgcagcagcttcctgttgacgggaagtcccgacgagtcgattaccgagtgcagtagagttccgcggctcatggatgaaaatgtatgattatgactccatggaaaagcaatcaaagttcatatgtgtcttacctgccagtttataacagttattatcgagagcggacagggaaaagaacggaattgagcatttctaacctgcactcggtaatcgtcgcgtcgggacttccccgacccggaagctgatggaggagagttgaaatctgtttttagcttcccaatagaaatccagctaagctagcggaggttagatgccccggactatgtgctgagaccctatttgtactgttgctgaagtttggtgctgttctgagcattatttgtggctttttggtggcggtttatatttggatccatttactgcagtgtattgttgtcgtgcggtcgtttctgaggttgataaaactccgtaaattagcggtctgctaacttgatctctggagagggagtctaacacagtttcacagtgatttacaccatggattaaacttacaccggaatatccctttaaagggaaactccacTAGTTTATCAcataaaagtgtgtttacaggtgtttgGGAGCAGTACGCTGTGTGTCATCTCATAAactgcctcaagtgatgtcactcagtggctacgttgcattgtgggtaatgtaggcagcaggtttcGGAAGCTTTGACTGTCAGAAATgaagcaggtgtgtttgtgaacCTGGTGCAGCGGGTGGACCTCAGGCAGGTGTCTCAGCGTGGCCACACAGATCAGCTCCCCCATCATGTGAGTCCTCAGGTAGTGCGAGGCCAACTGGTGACAGTGGAAGTCGGAGCTGTGGACCCAAATCTTCgccagcagccaatcacagccgtTGTCAGAGGGCAGGAAGACCGGGTTCTGAGGACCGGGCGTCTGCTGCAACTGGAGGAGAAAACCATTGTTGACATTTGGGATCATGtgagaacacaactcaacaacgAACAGGACAAAGTTGTTTTTGGATATTTTAACAGGTACAACAATTTATACGTATTATACCTTTAACATGTTTGAGTTTGGAAATAATAAAATCTGATTAAAGGTTCACTGTGATCTGTAAAAATCACCTGTGTCACCTGGGGCTCACCTGGATGGCGATGGGGAGCAGCTGTCCCTGCTGGTTCAGGTGCAGGAGGCACAGCGGAGCCGACAGGTACGTCTGCTTCCCGTTGACCACGTTGGCCATGATGCCGTCCAAAACCTCGTAGTCCAACAGGTACACGGTCCCCTTCTGTCGAATCAGACAGCATCGAGTGGAGCTGCTGAAATAACAACAAATCTTTACCAACAGCTGGAGGTCAGGTGACCACACACTCACCTGTAGCTCCAGCTCGAGGGAGGAGCCTTCAGGCAGGAAGGGGCGGAGCATGTCAGAGGTGACGGCCAGGTTTGGAGGCAGGAGGCGGGTCTGACGCAGCAGCAGAGGGTTGCAGCCGTTCAGACACTGGTAGCCGAAATACCAATCCTCCGCCCAGTGAGCGTGAACGAACCCTGAGAGAGAAGAACCTGAAGTCACTCCgtgttgcactgtgggtaatgtaggcagcaggttgttttaaaaggaagaagaaagtgTGGGATAAAAAAAGTGATATCTGGTTTGGAGTTCAACAGTGTTTTAGGACTGTTTCTCACGGGCGGTGTTGTTCTGGTGTCCGCTGTGGGTGAAAAACGTCTCCAGCTCGCTGAAACTCTTCCAGGCCTCCGCTCGGCCGTCGAAGCCTCTCAGGTAGTGCAGGTTCGGAGctggactgatgacaaacaaacaaacatctccTTTATGTTTCTGTCCTGATCTCTTCTTATGTCTTCAGTCATAAACTGTGTGTCTTCACCTCTTGTGCGTGTAGCTGAGGTTCGGCCCGAGTTCAGTCACACTTTTCACGTCGAGACAGAACGGAGCGCCATCGACGAACTTACACCATCTggaagaaacacacagtgaggatGGACACATCTACATATTTATATAAAGAGGTGACAGAAGTGTGCAGCAGGTAtagagaaaacaaaatacacatgCAGGTGTTCAGATGTCTGTTCTGGACATTCATGCaaattaacaaatattaaattacATCGCTCTATTTCCAATTAAGTCAaaaactggggaagtttcatgatGATATCAGTAAGTTTAAAACGTTCCCTATGTTCACCCGTTAGCTCCTCTCGGGTGTAGTTCCTTCTGTGACCTCTAGGTGTCACCGTCACTATTTATATCGTTGTTACTCTACGTGCAGTTTGCTTTGTGCATTTTTTCTTCTATACCAACGAGGCTTTGCGAGTCAGAACCTTCGTTTCAAGCCCCAAAGAAAAGCACCAGCCGTCATGTGAGATATAAATTGATCCATCTGCTCCGATAAAATTTGTAAAGTCTCGATGAGCTCTTCTGAATAAATAGATAATTGTATCcacattcaagttagccgggcgcGAAACCAAAAGTTAGCCGGCTCCATCGGTGGAagtctcttctctctttcacGGGACTGAACGGGCCCTCGTCCTCCAACACTGAGTCCAGAACTAATGcatgtgtttgctttgtttccaCACAAACGTAGCTCCGCCTCTGATCCAGGAAATGTGAATAAAAGCACGTTTCCATCCACTATAATTATTCCATTATTAGGACGGAGGTTTGTGAAGATAAACATTGTCGCTTATTCTCCAGTCGGCTTTTCGTCAAatgtttttatgacattttagaCTGATCAgatgttttggtgtttccttTCTTCACTTTCACGCTCAAACTGAGAATGATCATAAAAGCAGGTGGacacatacagacagtagaCATGGCAGCAGTAGTGAATGCAGCGGGCCGGCCCGGTTCAAACTCTCAGAACTTTATTCTCATGTAGACCTGGACATTTCTATCGATACCTGTAGATGTCTGTTCTCTGGTTTACCTGATGAGCTTCTGCTGATTTTGCAGCTGTTTGAGTcgctgctgcttcagtttctCGTCCGTCTCGTCCTTCAGCAGACacactgcaggaggagaaaTAAAGAATTCAATTGAAGAAACATTTATAGAAAGAAGtgta
This genomic window from Sparus aurata chromosome 13, fSpaAur1.1, whole genome shotgun sequence contains:
- the LOC115594768 gene encoding arachidonate 15-lipoxygenase B; the protein is MASCQEFEVTVHTSPGPTCGTYNRLWLNLIGSQGETPPISVNEGDHHLLPGSVCPVLVRANEPLGGLVLIRLHLEARTGYPNLDWHCSRVEVREVEDGRAEEGGRGGTEPEGPEVQVFLCDRWLRTADGDVELRSGKLCLLKDETDEKLKQQRLKQLQNQQKLIRWCKFVDGAPFCLDVKSVTELGPNLSYTHKSPAPNLHYLRGFDGRAEAWKSFSELETFFTHSGHQNNTARFVHAHWAEDWYFGYQCLNGCNPLLLRQTRLLPPNLAVTSDMLRPFLPEGSSLELELQKGTVYLLDYEVLDGIMANVVNGKQTYLSAPLCLLHLNQQGQLLPIAIQLQQTPGPQNPVFLPSDNGCDWLLAKIWVHSSDFHCHQLASHYLRTHMMGELICVATLRHLPEVHPLHQLLMPHVRTSLQINLKARASLLAAGGVFDKACGCGLPALPVLLSRASERINYRSLCVPDDLMDRGLDDLPQSFYAQDARRLWDSLHRFVVSWVDLYYRGDDDVQLDSELQHWITDINTHGFTHDSGFPSSFQTRAEVSKFVTMIVFCCSALHAAVNFSQLDFSLWMPNCPASMLRPPPQVKGAVTEDDIVSFLPDVNSTCRVLMMLALLSQPATNFVALCHYKEAIFRDDAHRRLVEAVQAELKAITDDITERNSQLELPYPYLSPDCIENSVAI